From a single Lentimicrobiaceae bacterium genomic region:
- a CDS encoding transglycosylase domain-containing protein — MAKKQKDNSPNVYTWRKRLWIAWLSVFVFVVLLFSAMSAGLLGFMPSFEELENPKSNLASEVISADQELLGKYYIENRSNIHYSDLSPNLVNAIIATEDSRYEKHSGIDVKALFRVTFGLVTGSNKGGGSTITQQLAKNLFPRKANRTFIETVFIKLKEWITAIKLERNYTKEEIMAMYFNTVDFGSNSFGIKSAAKTFFNKSPKDLSIEESAMLVGMLKAPTWFNPARNPERAMKRREVVLHQMQKYDYLTEEQYDSLRVLPLDMSKFRVQDHTSGEATYFREYLRQIMSAKEPKRKNYFDKSVFTEDSLQWVNNPLYGWIEKNPKPDGTNYNLYKDGLKIFTTINSHMQVYAEEAIAEHLGNDLQPAFYNHWKNREEAPFDFPKSSVKAEAFKLMTASMKRSERYRKLKAADVSDDSIRLSFSTKVPMKVFTWQGERDTIMTPWDSIRYYKFFLQAGLMSVEPQTGFVRAYVGGINYSHFQFDHVKMAKRQVGSTFKPFVYTLAMQEGDFSPCTKIANIQYSIDLPEGGKWEPRNSNDFKKGEMVTLKEALANSINWISAFLIKRYSPMAVIKIARKMGVTSHIDAVPSISLGTPDLTLYEMTGAMNTFAAKGVYIEPLFVTRIEDKNGNVIARFMPRQEEAMSEETAFLMLQLMKGVVESGTGVRLRYKYGLNNPIAGKTGTTQNNSDGWFMGLTPDLVTGVWVGGEDRSIHFRSITLGQGANMALPIWALYMKKIYADPKLSISQGDFEHPSNPLSVEIDCSKYEAIQRKSDNKYNSGDF; from the coding sequence ATGGCCAAAAAGCAAAAAGATAACTCACCCAATGTATACACCTGGCGAAAACGATTATGGATTGCATGGCTTTCGGTATTCGTTTTTGTTGTACTGCTATTCTCTGCCATGTCGGCAGGGCTGCTGGGTTTTATGCCATCGTTTGAGGAACTTGAAAACCCTAAAAGCAATCTGGCATCAGAAGTAATATCGGCCGATCAGGAGTTGCTGGGCAAATACTACATTGAAAACCGCTCAAATATTCATTATTCCGACCTGTCGCCCAACCTGGTAAATGCCATTATTGCCACCGAAGATTCGCGCTACGAAAAACATTCAGGCATCGATGTCAAAGCACTCTTCAGGGTAACTTTCGGACTGGTAACCGGAAGCAACAAAGGCGGGGGCAGCACCATTACCCAACAGCTGGCCAAAAACCTTTTTCCCCGAAAAGCAAACCGTACTTTTATTGAAACCGTGTTTATCAAGCTAAAGGAATGGATTACAGCCATTAAGCTTGAGCGCAACTATACCAAAGAGGAAATTATGGCCATGTATTTCAACACTGTTGATTTTGGCAGCAACTCGTTTGGCATCAAATCAGCCGCAAAAACATTCTTCAATAAAAGTCCGAAAGACCTGTCGATTGAGGAATCGGCTATGCTGGTGGGCATGCTTAAAGCACCAACATGGTTTAATCCGGCACGAAACCCCGAAAGAGCGATGAAACGCCGCGAAGTGGTGCTGCATCAGATGCAGAAATACGATTATCTGACAGAAGAACAATATGATTCGCTCAGGGTATTGCCACTCGACATGTCCAAATTCCGCGTTCAGGATCATACTTCCGGCGAAGCAACCTATTTCAGAGAGTATTTGCGGCAGATTATGTCGGCCAAAGAGCCCAAACGCAAAAACTACTTCGATAAAAGTGTATTTACTGAAGATTCACTGCAATGGGTAAACAATCCGCTTTACGGCTGGATTGAGAAAAACCCCAAGCCCGACGGCACTAACTACAATCTTTACAAAGACGGGCTTAAAATATTTACTACCATCAATTCACACATGCAGGTTTATGCCGAAGAGGCTATTGCCGAACACCTTGGCAACGATCTGCAGCCGGCCTTTTATAATCATTGGAAAAACCGCGAAGAAGCTCCTTTTGACTTCCCTAAATCATCTGTCAAAGCAGAAGCATTCAAACTGATGACGGCTTCCATGAAACGTTCAGAGCGTTACCGCAAGCTTAAGGCTGCCGACGTATCAGACGATTCTATCAGACTGTCGTTCAGCACAAAAGTGCCCATGAAAGTATTTACCTGGCAGGGCGAACGCGACACCATTATGACTCCATGGGATTCAATACGTTACTATAAATTCTTTTTGCAGGCCGGCCTGATGTCGGTTGAACCGCAAACCGGATTTGTAAGAGCTTATGTTGGCGGTATCAATTACAGTCATTTTCAGTTTGACCATGTTAAAATGGCCAAAAGACAAGTTGGCTCAACCTTTAAACCTTTTGTATACACTTTAGCTATGCAGGAGGGCGACTTTTCGCCCTGCACCAAAATAGCCAACATTCAATACAGCATAGACCTGCCCGAAGGAGGTAAATGGGAGCCAAGAAATTCGAACGATTTCAAAAAAGGCGAAATGGTAACCCTCAAAGAAGCCCTTGCCAACTCTATTAACTGGATTTCAGCTTTTCTTATTAAAAGATATTCGCCTATGGCTGTGATTAAAATTGCCCGAAAAATGGGCGTTACCAGCCATATTGACGCAGTACCGTCAATTTCATTAGGAACACCTGACCTGACGCTTTACGAAATGACAGGTGCCATGAATACATTTGCGGCCAAAGGTGTATACATCGAACCTCTTTTTGTGACCCGCATCGAAGATAAAAACGGCAATGTGATTGCGCGCTTTATGCCCCGGCAGGAAGAAGCGATGAGTGAAGAAACCGCTTTTCTGATGCTTCAGCTGATGAAAGGGGTGGTTGAAAGCGGAACCGGTGTCAGACTCAGATATAAGTATGGGCTCAACAACCCGATTGCAGGCAAAACCGGTACAACCCAAAATAACAGTGACGGATGGTTTATGGGACTTACCCCCGACCTGGTGACCGGCGTTTGGGTGGGAGGCGAAGATCGCAGCATTCACTTTCGCAGCATTACCCTGGGACAGGGCGCCAATATGGCTTTGCCAATTTGGGCTCTATACATGAAAAAAATATATGCCGACCCCAAACTTTCAATCTCGCAAGGCGATTTCGAACACCCTTCAAATCCGCTCTCGGTTGAAATTGATTGCAGCAAGTACGAAGCCATTCAAAGAAAATCAGACAACAAATACAACTCAGGCGACTTTTAA
- a CDS encoding gliding motility lipoprotein GldH yields the protein MIIKSGNRGFRRIFILSAITLLLLTIACDPAKFYDESISLPNDKWPEDKSMSFKINIEDTISSYRFFLNIRNSTSYQYNNIFFFLTTEFPGGGMSRDTIECKLSAKNGEWLGKGNGRYRDNRIFIRENIRFPLKGIYTLKLNQAMRESTLEGISEAGVRLEKQTAE from the coding sequence ATGATAATCAAATCAGGTAACCGGGGCTTTCGCCGGATATTCATTTTATCAGCAATAACCTTATTGCTGCTTACTATTGCATGCGACCCTGCAAAGTTTTATGATGAAAGTATCAGCCTGCCCAACGACAAATGGCCTGAGGACAAATCGATGTCGTTCAAAATCAACATTGAAGACACCATTAGCTCGTACCGGTTTTTCCTCAACATCAGAAACAGCACCTCTTATCAATACAACAATATTTTCTTTTTTCTGACAACCGAATTTCCGGGTGGCGGCATGTCGCGCGATACGATTGAGTGCAAGCTATCGGCTAAAAACGGTGAATGGCTGGGTAAGGGTAACGGGCGTTACCGCGACAACCGCATATTCATCAGAGAAAACATCCGTTTCCCGCTTAAAGGCATTTACACTTTAAAGCTCAATCAGGCCATGCGTGAAAGCACACTTGAAGGCATTTCAGAGGCGGGTGTAAGGCTTGAGAAACAGACAGCAGAATAA
- a CDS encoding DNA polymerase III subunit delta — protein MKFSDITGQESIKNRLRRSVRDNRVSHAQLFLGPEGSGKLAMALAYAQYINCTQRTDEDSCGVCNACMKYEKMIHPDLHFIYPIAKTKEIDEKPLSKRFIHHWRTLVTGQKAIFGLADWYQQIGLENKQGIINTEDCNEIIKTLSYKSYESEYKVMIIWMVEKLYHAAAPRILKILEEPPEKTLFLLIAEQQDLILPTILSRTQLVKFNRLSDDELTQALVSLKKCTPEEAGQVKYLASGNLNAALKILETGETDQVYFEIFRKWMRMCFKNDIREIYKFTADFTGLGREKQKSLLSYGLKVTRYCLLNRFGAYHHVKAEGEELKFIRDFTPFINQANAAILEEAFNKAIYHIERNGSAAIIYMDMSLQLTKWLKMK, from the coding sequence ATGAAATTCAGTGATATAACAGGGCAGGAATCTATTAAAAACAGGCTAAGACGCTCAGTCAGAGACAACAGGGTAAGCCATGCACAACTATTTCTGGGTCCCGAAGGTTCAGGAAAACTGGCCATGGCATTGGCGTATGCACAGTATATCAATTGCACACAACGCACAGATGAGGATTCGTGTGGGGTGTGCAATGCCTGTATGAAATACGAAAAAATGATTCATCCTGATTTGCACTTTATTTATCCGATTGCTAAAACCAAAGAAATTGATGAAAAGCCTCTCAGCAAGCGTTTCATACATCACTGGCGGACACTGGTAACAGGTCAGAAAGCCATTTTTGGACTTGCCGACTGGTATCAGCAAATTGGGCTTGAAAACAAACAGGGCATTATCAATACTGAAGATTGCAATGAAATCATCAAAACACTCAGCTACAAATCCTACGAATCAGAATACAAGGTGATGATTATCTGGATGGTTGAGAAGCTTTATCATGCTGCCGCCCCCCGAATCCTGAAGATTCTGGAAGAACCACCCGAAAAAACGCTTTTTCTACTCATTGCCGAGCAACAGGATTTGATACTGCCCACTATTTTATCGCGCACCCAACTGGTAAAATTTAACCGGCTGAGTGATGACGAACTCACACAAGCCCTGGTTTCATTAAAAAAATGCACACCCGAAGAAGCCGGACAGGTTAAATACCTGGCTTCCGGTAACCTGAATGCCGCGCTTAAAATACTGGAAACCGGTGAAACAGATCAGGTTTATTTTGAGATTTTCAGAAAATGGATGCGCATGTGTTTTAAAAACGACATCAGGGAAATCTACAAATTTACTGCTGATTTTACGGGCCTTGGCCGTGAAAAACAAAAAAGCCTGCTGTCATACGGGCTCAAAGTCACCAGGTATTGCCTGCTCAACAGGTTTGGTGCTTATCACCATGTAAAAGCTGAAGGTGAAGAATTGAAATTTATCCGCGATTTCACCCCTTTTATCAACCAGGCCAATGCAGCTATCCTTGAAGAAGCCTTCAACAAAGCCATTTATCATATAGAAAGAAACGGGAGTGCCGCCATCATTTATATGGACATGTCGCTGCAGCTTACCAAATGGCTCAAAATGAAATAA